From a region of the Candidatus Goldiibacteriota bacterium genome:
- a CDS encoding DNA adenine methylase has product MIGYLYLKSEAALVQLQLKENELKEKFPIIEIMRFMGNKKYLIDFIVPEIIKETNIGDTIFDLTAGTQSISYALKKRNQIYSNDVLTSSYTVGKAFVENNKLNLIRPENLRRLKILFDNNLNEKKYSFFYDNYPDTYFSAEQCLEIDSIRYAIDYSFFSDYEKAILLSGLIYSMCYAQSSPGHFAQFMPKDHPRVIKLRKISIFEQFEKKINEIHIVCSKFENKVFNCDYRDIFNKKKYINYIKNTKLFYLDPPYTAEQYSRFYHLLETVVKYDSPDLQHKAKYRTDRFKSAFSYKTKVKEEFEYVLSKISEYKDKKIIISYSNNGLVLESELKNICKKYFTNVSILRKKYDHCTQGKGKIDFVYEILLICNNI; this is encoded by the coding sequence ATGATTGGATACTTATATTTAAAAAGTGAGGCTGCATTGGTTCAATTACAATTAAAAGAAAATGAGTTAAAAGAAAAATTTCCTATTATAGAAATTATGCGTTTTATGGGTAATAAAAAATATCTTATTGATTTTATTGTTCCTGAAATAATAAAAGAAACTAATATTGGCGATACAATTTTTGATTTAACGGCAGGCACACAATCTATTTCTTATGCACTGAAAAAAAGAAATCAAATTTATTCAAATGATGTTCTAACCTCAAGTTATACAGTAGGCAAGGCCTTTGTTGAAAACAATAAATTAAATTTAATTAGACCCGAAAATCTTCGAAGATTAAAGATATTATTTGATAATAACTTAAATGAAAAAAAATATAGTTTTTTTTATGACAATTACCCGGATACATATTTTTCAGCAGAGCAATGTTTAGAAATTGATAGTATAAGATATGCAATCGATTATTCGTTTTTTTCAGACTATGAGAAAGCAATATTACTTTCTGGACTTATTTATTCTATGTGTTACGCGCAGTCTTCGCCTGGGCACTTTGCGCAGTTTATGCCAAAAGATCATCCAAGAGTTATTAAACTGAGAAAAATTAGCATTTTCGAACAATTTGAAAAGAAAATTAATGAAATACATATAGTTTGTAGTAAATTTGAGAATAAAGTTTTTAACTGTGACTATAGAGATATTTTTAATAAAAAGAAATATATAAATTATATAAAAAATACAAAACTATTTTATTTAGACCCTCCTTATACTGCAGAACAATATTCAAGGTTTTATCATTTACTCGAGACGGTTGTCAAATATGATAGCCCGGATTTGCAGCATAAAGCAAAATATAGAACGGATAGGTTTAAATCAGCGTTTTCATATAAGACTAAAGTTAAAGAAGAATTTGAATATGTACTTTCAAAAATTTCAGAGTATAAAGATAAAAAAATTATTATTAGCTACTCTAACAATGGATTAGTATTAGAATCTGAACTGAAAAACATTTGTAAAAAATATTTTACAAATGTTTCAATATTAAGAAAAAAATATGATCATTGTACACAGGGTAAAGGTAAAATTGACTTTGTGTATGAAATTCTTTTGATATGTAATAATATATAA